One genomic region from Pseudomonas sp. R5-89-07 encodes:
- the rpmH gene encoding 50S ribosomal protein L34 encodes MKRTFQPSTIKRARTHGFRARMATKNGRAVLSRRRAKGRARLAV; translated from the coding sequence ATGAAACGTACTTTCCAACCAAGCACCATCAAACGCGCCCGTACTCACGGCTTCCGTGCTCGCATGGCTACCAAGAACGGCCGTGCTGTCCTGTCGCGTCGCCGCGCCAAAGGTCGTGCGCGTCTGGCAGTTTGA